A region from the Acidiferrobacter sp. SPIII_3 genome encodes:
- the yidD gene encoding membrane protein insertion efficiency factor YidD — MRKALIQVIRGYQYFISPWLGSHCRYHPTCSAYAIEAIDRHGPLRGLWFAVKRIARCHPWHAGGHDPVPR; from the coding sequence ATGCGCAAAGCCCTGATACAAGTGATTCGCGGCTATCAGTACTTCATAAGCCCATGGCTCGGCTCGCATTGTCGTTACCACCCGACTTGTTCCGCCTATGCCATCGAGGCCATAGATCGCCACGGGCCGCTACGCGGCCTCTGGTTCGCCGTGAAACGCATCGCCCGTTGCCACCCATGGCACGCCGGCGGGCATGACCCCGTTCCTCGCTGA
- the rnpA gene encoding ribonuclease P protein component: MARGTQGFPRHVRLTDPERYQEIFKTGKKVRHPFMGIMALASDLEHPRLGLAVSRKVSRKAVIRNKIKRRIREYFRREQARLRPLDFVVVAYPDAVRADPKAFTEALGSLSHKICRLCAKP, from the coding sequence GTGGCTCGGGGCACTCAAGGCTTCCCGCGGCATGTGCGCCTGACGGATCCCGAGCGTTATCAGGAGATATTCAAGACCGGCAAGAAGGTCCGTCACCCCTTTATGGGGATCATGGCCCTGGCAAGCGACCTTGAGCATCCCCGCCTGGGCCTCGCCGTATCCCGCAAGGTATCGCGCAAGGCCGTCATAAGGAATAAGATAAAACGACGGATCCGGGAATATTTCCGTCGTGAACAGGCCCGTCTGCGCCCCCTCGATTTCGTGGTCGTCGCCTATCCCGATGCGGTCCGCGCGGACCCTAAGGCCTTTACCGAGGCCCTAGGGTCTCTGTCGCACAAGATCTGTCGTTTATGCGCAAAGCCCTGA